A portion of the Lolium rigidum isolate FL_2022 chromosome 1, APGP_CSIRO_Lrig_0.1, whole genome shotgun sequence genome contains these proteins:
- the LOC124682362 gene encoding sodium channel modifier 1-like isoform X2, with protein MSVFGGDSWARESQQRKRRLDDLMLPAAATSPSSSSPSASGSFKRLSSGKFACLVCPHRPVLDSSLMLSMHIKGSRHIAAESRLREKELSRQQEISKRLALSSVPSVSKYSSNQHPSVRAGDMKEKPLIEQTRRAILEAQSTRFNNFSATKESHDLKRTGNALYRYSQVAHSGVPLEECAENTASVESKNIEGGPFTDNETPRKVLSEWEVDIKKRQEQELRFTASGWKRDCHGKWYKDEDVEFDSDEDDPNIFLG; from the exons ATGAGCGTATTCGGCGGCGATAGCTGGGCGCGTGAATCTCAGCAGCGCAAGCGCCGCCTGGACGACCTCATGCTCCCTGCcgcggccacctccccctcatcTTCCTCTCCGTCTGCATCTGGTTCCTTCAAGAGGCTCTCAAGCGGCAAGTTCGCCTGCCTCGTCTGCCCCCACCGCCCCGTCCTCGACTCCTCTCTCATGCTCTCG ATGCACATCAAAGGTTCACGTCACATTGCAGCAGAATCTAGGCTAAGGGAGAAAGAATTATCAAGGCAGCAAGAGATAAGCAAGAGATTGGCCCTTTCTTCAGTACCTTCCGTTTCAAAGTACAGCAGTAATCAACATCCTAGTGTTAGGGCTGGTGATATGAAAGAAAAGCCATTAATTGAGCAGACTCGAAGGGCTATTTTGGAAGCACAGTCAACCAGATTCAACAACTTCAGTGCCACCAAGGAATCTCATGACTTGAAGAGGACGGGAAATGCTTTGTACCGTTATTCCCAGGTTGCTCATTCTGGTGTTCCATTGGAAGAATGTGCTGAAAATACCGCGTCTGTTGAATCTAAAAATATTGAAGGAGGGCCGTTTACAGACAATGAAACACCAAGGAAGGTGCTTTCAGAGTGGGAAGTAGATATTAAAAAACGCCAGGAGCAAGAACTCAGGTTCACCGCTTCAGGATGGAAACGGGACTGCCATGGAAAATGGTACAAAGATGAAGAT GTTGAATTTGACTCGGACGAAGATGATCCTAACATCTTCCTCGGCTAA
- the LOC124682362 gene encoding sodium channel modifier 1-like isoform X1, translating to MSVFGGDSWARESQQRKRRLDDLMLPAAATSPSSSSPSASGSFKRLSSGKFACLVCPHRPVLDSSLMLSMHIKGSRHIAAESRLREKELSRQQEISKRLALSSVPSVSKYSSNQHPSVRAGDMKEKPLIEQTRRAILEAQSTRFNNFSATKESHDLKRTGNALYRYSQVAHSGVPLEECAENTASVESKNIEGGPFTDNETPRKVLSEWEVDIKKRQEQELRFTASGWKRDCHGKWYKDEDVSISLAWLNLTRTKMILTSSSAKHTGRHSGCFRNTKLSFKFQMKANQTQD from the exons ATGAGCGTATTCGGCGGCGATAGCTGGGCGCGTGAATCTCAGCAGCGCAAGCGCCGCCTGGACGACCTCATGCTCCCTGCcgcggccacctccccctcatcTTCCTCTCCGTCTGCATCTGGTTCCTTCAAGAGGCTCTCAAGCGGCAAGTTCGCCTGCCTCGTCTGCCCCCACCGCCCCGTCCTCGACTCCTCTCTCATGCTCTCG ATGCACATCAAAGGTTCACGTCACATTGCAGCAGAATCTAGGCTAAGGGAGAAAGAATTATCAAGGCAGCAAGAGATAAGCAAGAGATTGGCCCTTTCTTCAGTACCTTCCGTTTCAAAGTACAGCAGTAATCAACATCCTAGTGTTAGGGCTGGTGATATGAAAGAAAAGCCATTAATTGAGCAGACTCGAAGGGCTATTTTGGAAGCACAGTCAACCAGATTCAACAACTTCAGTGCCACCAAGGAATCTCATGACTTGAAGAGGACGGGAAATGCTTTGTACCGTTATTCCCAGGTTGCTCATTCTGGTGTTCCATTGGAAGAATGTGCTGAAAATACCGCGTCTGTTGAATCTAAAAATATTGAAGGAGGGCCGTTTACAGACAATGAAACACCAAGGAAGGTGCTTTCAGAGTGGGAAGTAGATATTAAAAAACGCCAGGAGCAAGAACTCAGGTTCACCGCTTCAGGATGGAAACGGGACTGCCATGGAAAATGGTACAAAGATGAAGATGTGAGTATTTCCTTGGCCTG GTTGAATTTGACTCGGACGAAGATGATCCTAACATCTTCCTCGGCTAAGCATACAGGAAGACATTCTGGAtgctttagaaacaccaaattgtcGTTTAAATTCCAGATGAAAGCCAATCAAACCCAAGACT